The following are from one region of the Stanieria sp. NIES-3757 genome:
- a CDS encoding putative transposase — MPYRTHLVSFLLKIDYSESANIKQLNFKIGVSEILIDIMAIPRKIKACGYSQISQMSSIETVNDQLKNISQIEHSRHRSPVNFCVNVLCELIAY, encoded by the coding sequence ATGCCATATAGAACCCATTTGGTATCTTTTTTATTGAAAATAGACTATTCAGAAAGCGCGAATATTAAGCAACTTAACTTCAAAATAGGTGTTTCAGAAATATTGATTGACATAATGGCTATACCGAGAAAGATTAAAGCTTGTGGTTATAGTCAGATATCTCAAATGAGTTCTATAGAGACAGTTAATGACCAACTCAAGAATATATCTCAGATTGAACATTCAAGACATCGCTCGCCTGTAAATTTTTGCGTTAATGTTTTGTGTGAATTAATTGCTTATTGA